The following are encoded together in the Flavihumibacter fluvii genome:
- the fusA gene encoding elongation factor G → MADLRFQRNFGIAAHIDAGKTTTTERILRYTGMIHRIGEVHDGAATTDWMEQEKERGITITSAAVSCQWNFPTNKGTVDANTKKYAFNIIDTPGHVDFTVEVERSMRVLDGLIALFSAVDGVEPQSETVWRQANRYGVPRIGFVNKMDRSGADFLNVVKQVKEMLGSKAVPLQLPIGAEDDFKGVVDLIKMKGIIWHMETEGMTFDEIEVPADMLEEAKEWRASLVEAVAEYDDRLMEKFFDDPNSITEDEMHEAIRKATIDLSIVPMMCGSSFKNKGVQTALDAVCRYLPSPVDIPDTVGTDPNTGEPITRKADAKEPFAALAFKIMTDPFVGRLAFFRVYSGHLDAGSYVLNVRSGKKERISRIMKMFANKQNPIDFIEAGDIGAAVGFKEIKTGDTLCDENHPITLENMFIPEPVIAIAVEPKTQADVDKMGMAIAKLVEEDPTLRVNTDEETGQTILRGMGELHLEIIIDRMRREFKVEVNQGNPMVAYKEAFAGRVEHRETLKKQTGGRGKFADIVFELSAADPEWLAANPGQGYQFVNDIFGGSIPREFVPAIQKGFQLSMTNGVLANYPVVNMKVRVFDGSFHAVDSDAMSFELCAKQAFREAARKAKPVLLEPIMKVEVVTPDQYMGDVTGDLNRRRGMMEGMDSRAGAQVIKAKVPLSEMFGYVTQLRSLSSGRASSTMEFSHYAPAPNNIAEEVIAKVKGKVNA, encoded by the coding sequence ATGGCAGACTTAAGATTTCAAAGAAACTTTGGTATTGCGGCGCACATTGATGCCGGAAAAACCACTACTACGGAGCGTATCCTCCGTTACACAGGTATGATTCACCGTATTGGTGAGGTACATGATGGTGCCGCCACTACCGACTGGATGGAGCAGGAGAAGGAAAGAGGTATTACCATTACCTCTGCTGCTGTAAGCTGCCAGTGGAATTTTCCTACCAACAAGGGAACTGTTGATGCCAATACAAAAAAGTATGCTTTTAATATTATCGATACACCGGGTCACGTGGACTTCACCGTTGAGGTAGAGCGTTCCATGCGTGTACTGGATGGCCTGATTGCTTTGTTTTCAGCAGTTGATGGTGTGGAGCCACAATCAGAAACCGTTTGGCGCCAGGCCAATCGTTATGGTGTACCGCGGATCGGGTTTGTCAATAAAATGGACCGTTCCGGCGCTGACTTCCTGAACGTGGTAAAGCAAGTGAAGGAAATGCTGGGTTCAAAAGCTGTTCCATTGCAGTTGCCGATTGGTGCTGAAGATGATTTCAAAGGCGTGGTTGACCTTATTAAGATGAAAGGGATTATCTGGCACATGGAAACTGAAGGCATGACTTTCGACGAAATTGAAGTGCCTGCAGATATGCTGGAAGAAGCAAAGGAGTGGAGAGCGAGCCTGGTTGAAGCTGTTGCGGAATATGATGACAGGCTGATGGAGAAATTCTTTGATGATCCGAATTCGATCACTGAAGATGAAATGCATGAAGCCATTCGTAAAGCGACTATTGACCTGAGTATAGTACCGATGATGTGCGGTTCTTCATTTAAAAACAAAGGTGTACAAACTGCACTGGATGCGGTATGCCGTTACCTTCCTTCCCCGGTTGATATTCCGGATACCGTTGGTACAGACCCTAATACCGGTGAACCAATCACCCGTAAGGCAGATGCGAAAGAGCCATTTGCTGCACTGGCCTTTAAGATCATGACCGATCCATTCGTAGGCCGTCTGGCTTTCTTCCGGGTGTATTCCGGTCACCTTGATGCCGGTTCTTATGTATTGAATGTAAGAAGTGGTAAGAAAGAGCGGATCAGCCGTATCATGAAAATGTTCGCCAACAAGCAAAACCCGATCGATTTTATCGAAGCAGGTGATATTGGTGCTGCGGTTGGATTTAAAGAAATCAAAACAGGTGATACCCTTTGTGATGAGAACCATCCGATCACGCTGGAGAATATGTTTATCCCTGAGCCGGTAATCGCCATTGCGGTTGAACCTAAAACGCAGGCAGACGTAGATAAAATGGGAATGGCTATTGCCAAACTCGTGGAAGAAGATCCTACACTGCGTGTTAATACTGATGAAGAAACCGGCCAGACCATTTTGCGTGGTATGGGTGAATTGCACCTGGAGATCATCATTGATCGTATGCGTCGGGAATTCAAAGTGGAAGTTAACCAGGGTAACCCGATGGTGGCTTATAAAGAGGCTTTTGCCGGTCGTGTTGAACACCGCGAAACCCTTAAAAAGCAAACCGGTGGCCGTGGTAAATTTGCCGACATCGTGTTTGAACTGAGTGCAGCTGATCCTGAATGGCTGGCAGCAAACCCCGGGCAAGGTTACCAGTTTGTAAACGATATTTTCGGTGGATCAATTCCCCGTGAATTTGTTCCGGCGATCCAGAAAGGATTCCAGTTGTCAATGACAAATGGCGTACTCGCAAATTATCCGGTAGTGAACATGAAGGTTCGTGTATTCGACGGTAGCTTCCACGCAGTTGACTCAGATGCGATGTCATTTGAACTTTGCGCCAAGCAGGCCTTCCGTGAAGCCGCCCGTAAAGCTAAGCCCGTATTGCTGGAACCCATTATGAAGGTAGAAGTGGTTACACCAGACCAATACATGGGTGATGTTACCGGTGACCTTAACCGTCGTCGTGGTATGATGGAAGGAATGGACAGCCGTGCCGGTGCACAGGTGATCAAAGCAAAAGTACCATTAAGTGAAATGTTCGGTTATGTAACCCAGTTACGTTCCCTGAGTTCCGGTCGTGCTTCTTCAACCATGGAATTCTCCCATTATGCTCCCGCTCCTAACAACATCGCTGAAGAAGTGATCGCGAAAGTGAAGGGTAAAGTGAATGCATAA
- a CDS encoding gluconate 2-dehydrogenase subunit 3 family protein: MNRREAVSAVAVIVGGTVVGSNLLLTGCKPKETKTSPTDFSAEDIALLDEVAETIIPATNTPGAKAAKVGEFMKVMVTDCYDENNQKVFAEGIAALKAKDFMGLDAAKKKELLVALDKEQKDYAAKKKPEDAPHYFKLMKDLTVQGYFTSEVGATQALRYVPVPGKYEGCIPYKKGDKAWAT, translated from the coding sequence ATGAATAGAAGAGAAGCTGTTTCAGCAGTTGCCGTCATAGTGGGAGGAACCGTTGTTGGATCCAATCTTTTGTTGACTGGTTGTAAACCAAAAGAAACCAAGACATCACCCACTGACTTTTCAGCAGAAGATATTGCATTGCTGGATGAAGTGGCTGAAACTATTATTCCCGCAACCAACACACCCGGTGCCAAGGCTGCAAAAGTTGGTGAATTTATGAAAGTGATGGTAACCGATTGTTATGATGAAAATAACCAGAAAGTTTTTGCGGAAGGTATTGCTGCATTGAAGGCTAAAGACTTCATGGGCCTGGATGCTGCGAAGAAAAAAGAATTACTGGTTGCATTGGATAAAGAGCAGAAAGATTATGCAGCAAAGAAAAAACCAGAAGATGCGCCACATTATTTCAAGCTGATGAAAGACCTTACCGTGCAAGGCTATTTCACCTCTGAAGTGGGCGCTACGCAAGCATTACGCTATGTTCCTGTTCCCGGGAAATATGAAGGATGTATACCATATAAAAAAGGCGATAAAGCCTGGGCAACCTAA
- a CDS encoding GMC oxidoreductase, which yields MADNTYDAIVIGSGISGGWAAKELTEKGLKVIMLERGRDVQHIKDYVSANKHPWDFPHRGGRTQEMIANYPVLKRDYPLNEMNLDFWVKDSECPYTEIKRFDWFRGYHVGGRSLTWGRQSYRWSDFDFEANAQDGHGVDWPIRYKDIAPWYSYAEKFAGINGSKDGLAQLPDGEFLPAMEFNCVEKEVKARIEKAFNGKRPFIMGRSANLTAPHNNRTNCQYRNKCWLGCPFGAYFSTQSATLPAAMATGNLTLRPFSIVTKILYDKDTKKAKGVEILDAETNKTYEYFAKIVFLNASALNSTWILMNSATDIWPDGLGSSSDALGHNLMDHHLGVYAGGQVEGYEDQYYFGRRPNGIYIPRYRNLFGDKRDYVRGFGYQGGASRQGWAREIPEFNIGAEFKDAASEPGHWTMGMGGFGEILPYHENKVTLDKTKKDKWGLNILAIDCELKENELKMRKDMLNDAAEMLEAAGVKNIQKRDGDGTPGRGIHEMGTARMGRDPKTSVLNAWNQVWDAKNVFVTDGACMTSAACVNPSLTYMALTARAADYAVAELKKGNL from the coding sequence ATGGCTGACAATACATATGACGCAATTGTAATTGGTTCAGGAATAAGCGGCGGATGGGCTGCCAAGGAACTGACTGAAAAAGGTCTCAAAGTGATCATGCTGGAGAGAGGCCGGGATGTTCAGCATATAAAAGACTATGTGAGTGCGAATAAACATCCGTGGGATTTTCCCCACCGTGGTGGAAGGACGCAGGAAATGATCGCCAATTATCCGGTGTTGAAGCGGGATTATCCATTAAATGAAATGAACCTTGATTTTTGGGTAAAGGATTCAGAATGTCCATATACTGAAATAAAAAGATTCGACTGGTTCAGGGGTTACCATGTTGGGGGGCGTTCTCTGACCTGGGGTCGCCAGAGTTATCGCTGGAGTGATTTTGATTTTGAGGCAAATGCACAGGATGGTCATGGTGTAGACTGGCCTATCCGCTATAAGGATATTGCGCCCTGGTATAGCTATGCAGAAAAATTTGCCGGTATTAACGGTTCGAAAGATGGCCTGGCCCAGTTACCGGATGGGGAATTCCTTCCGGCTATGGAGTTCAATTGTGTTGAAAAAGAAGTGAAAGCCAGGATTGAAAAAGCGTTTAATGGTAAGCGGCCTTTCATCATGGGACGGAGTGCGAACCTCACTGCCCCGCATAATAACCGCACCAATTGCCAGTATAGGAATAAATGCTGGCTGGGTTGTCCGTTTGGTGCTTATTTCAGCACCCAGTCAGCCACTTTACCGGCAGCCATGGCAACGGGTAACCTGACATTGCGTCCTTTCTCGATTGTAACAAAAATTTTATACGATAAGGATACCAAGAAAGCAAAAGGAGTTGAAATCCTGGATGCAGAGACCAATAAGACCTACGAATATTTTGCCAAGATCGTATTCCTGAATGCATCAGCCCTTAATTCCACCTGGATCCTGATGAATTCGGCCACGGATATCTGGCCTGATGGACTGGGCAGCAGCAGTGATGCGCTGGGCCATAACCTGATGGACCACCACCTGGGAGTTTATGCAGGCGGGCAAGTGGAAGGGTATGAGGACCAATATTATTTTGGCCGGCGCCCGAATGGTATTTATATACCGAGGTACAGGAACCTCTTTGGTGACAAACGTGATTACGTTCGGGGCTTTGGCTACCAGGGTGGTGCGAGTCGCCAGGGCTGGGCCAGGGAAATCCCTGAGTTTAATATCGGTGCCGAGTTTAAGGATGCCGCCTCTGAACCGGGTCATTGGACCATGGGTATGGGTGGTTTCGGTGAAATACTGCCTTATCATGAAAACAAGGTGACCCTGGATAAGACCAAGAAAGACAAGTGGGGCCTGAATATTTTGGCCATTGATTGTGAGTTAAAGGAGAATGAGTTGAAAATGAGGAAGGATATGCTCAACGATGCAGCTGAAATGCTCGAAGCCGCGGGTGTTAAAAATATTCAGAAGCGGGATGGTGACGGAACTCCTGGACGTGGCATCCATGAAATGGGCACTGCAAGGATGGGCCGTGATCCAAAAACATCTGTCCTCAATGCCTGGAACCAGGTATGGGATGCGAAAAACGTTTTCGTAACCGATGGCGCCTGTATGACATCTGCAGCCTGTGTTAACCCATCATTGACCTATATGGCACTGACCGCCCGGGCAGCTGACTATGCTGTTGCTGAACTTAAAAAAGGAAATTTATAA
- a CDS encoding hydroxypyruvate isomerase family protein, whose product MKQENTRRDAVKKMLVAGAGVAFAPVASLAAPDSDKNQPFIMKGNINHSVCRWTYGQLSLDELCVAAKDIGLKAIDLVGPKDWATLKKYGLESSMCNGAEINLVDGFNHTEFHDTLVKNYTEVIGLASKAGYKNLICFSGNRRGMDDETGLKNSVTGLKRILSLAEKSGIILQMELLNSRVDHGDYMCDRSAWGIELCKRLDSPNFKLLYDIYHMQIDEGDIMRSIQKNHQYFGHYHTGGNPGRHEIDESQELYYPAIMKAIVATGFKGYVAQEFIPVAADKIASLRKAVQLCDV is encoded by the coding sequence ATGAAACAGGAAAATACAAGAAGGGATGCTGTTAAGAAAATGCTGGTTGCTGGTGCGGGCGTTGCATTTGCCCCGGTAGCATCTTTAGCAGCACCAGATTCAGACAAGAACCAGCCATTTATCATGAAAGGAAATATTAATCATTCCGTGTGCAGGTGGACTTATGGCCAGCTTTCCCTGGATGAATTATGTGTGGCAGCAAAAGATATTGGGTTAAAGGCGATTGACCTGGTGGGTCCAAAGGATTGGGCAACACTAAAAAAATATGGCCTCGAATCTTCCATGTGTAATGGAGCCGAGATCAACCTGGTAGATGGATTTAACCATACCGAATTTCATGATACACTTGTAAAAAATTACACTGAAGTAATTGGCCTTGCCAGTAAAGCAGGGTATAAGAACCTGATTTGTTTCAGTGGAAACCGCAGGGGGATGGATGATGAAACCGGCCTGAAGAATTCAGTGACCGGTTTGAAGCGGATCCTTTCCCTTGCTGAAAAAAGCGGTATCATCCTGCAAATGGAATTACTGAACAGCCGTGTTGACCATGGCGACTATATGTGTGACCGTTCTGCCTGGGGAATTGAATTGTGCAAAAGGCTGGATTCACCCAATTTCAAACTGCTGTATGATATTTACCATATGCAGATTGATGAGGGTGATATCATGCGTTCCATACAGAAGAACCACCAGTATTTCGGTCATTACCATACAGGTGGAAACCCGGGCCGGCATGAGATTGATGAATCACAGGAATTATATTACCCGGCCATCATGAAAGCAATTGTGGCCACAGGGTTTAAAGGTTACGTAGCGCAGGAGTTTATTCCTGTTGCAGCCGATAAAATCGCTTCCTTAAGAAAGGCTGTTCAATTATGTGATGTTTAA
- a CDS encoding MFS transporter produces the protein MQAINKNRLFIASCLALLVTSLSFGIRAGLLDTWKFEFGLSQQEASVITGTAFWGFPLAIIIGGMIVDIIGMKKLLMAAAFFHLLGIVLTITATGFWSLFISTLLIGLGNGTVEAACNPLVASLYTDNKTTKLNHFHLWFPGGIVIGTLIVAFFGQHLPDSGHLSNWKFLVGLMLIPTLLYGYLFTKENFPVTERVSSGISTSEMYKSLLNPLFLFMMLLMLGTAITELFTGQWIDVLLKNVTDNALLLLTIETGVMVVGRAFAGPVVGKFSPQGVLLMSAIFSAIGLYMLGHFTGNMLFVGAIVFGIGVCYFWPTMIGFVAENLPSTGAVGLNFIGGAGMFAVSIYMFFMGGYYDRLITGKLPAGADTAAYNSAAPGTEMANALAEAKKAAGPEIINATLIIPVILSIAFAGLVIYMKNKKKVSLAGA, from the coding sequence ATGCAAGCCATTAACAAAAATCGCCTATTCATTGCCAGCTGTTTAGCACTCCTTGTTACATCTTTATCATTTGGTATCCGTGCAGGTCTTTTAGATACCTGGAAATTCGAGTTTGGGTTATCCCAGCAGGAGGCCAGTGTGATCACCGGTACCGCCTTTTGGGGATTTCCACTAGCCATCATTATCGGTGGTATGATCGTAGATATTATCGGTATGAAAAAATTGCTGATGGCAGCCGCTTTTTTTCATTTGCTGGGGATCGTACTCACGATCACGGCAACCGGATTTTGGTCCCTGTTTATATCGACCCTTTTGATCGGGCTTGGTAACGGAACCGTAGAAGCCGCCTGTAATCCGCTGGTGGCCAGTTTGTACACTGATAACAAAACAACCAAGCTCAATCACTTCCACCTGTGGTTTCCGGGCGGGATCGTAATCGGAACACTGATCGTAGCATTCTTTGGGCAGCACCTGCCTGATTCCGGACATTTAAGCAACTGGAAATTCCTGGTTGGCCTGATGCTTATTCCCACCCTGCTTTACGGTTACCTGTTTACGAAGGAAAATTTTCCGGTTACGGAAAGGGTTTCTTCTGGTATTTCAACGTCAGAAATGTACAAGTCCCTGCTCAATCCATTATTCCTCTTTATGATGTTGCTGATGCTGGGTACTGCCATTACCGAGTTGTTTACTGGTCAATGGATTGACGTACTCCTGAAGAATGTAACTGATAATGCCCTCTTGTTATTGACAATAGAAACGGGCGTAATGGTGGTGGGCCGGGCATTTGCCGGACCAGTTGTTGGAAAATTCTCACCACAGGGCGTATTGCTGATGTCAGCCATCTTCTCTGCAATAGGATTGTATATGCTTGGCCATTTTACCGGGAATATGCTCTTTGTCGGAGCCATTGTATTTGGTATCGGGGTATGTTATTTCTGGCCGACCATGATTGGATTTGTTGCTGAAAACCTGCCATCGACAGGAGCTGTCGGATTAAACTTTATAGGAGGGGCGGGAATGTTTGCCGTATCTATCTACATGTTTTTTATGGGTGGATACTATGACCGCCTGATTACCGGGAAACTGCCTGCCGGTGCAGATACAGCTGCATACAATTCAGCAGCTCCGGGTACGGAAATGGCCAATGCCCTTGCCGAAGCTAAAAAAGCAGCAGGTCCGGAAATCATTAATGCCACGCTGATAATACCGGTTATCCTCAGCATTGCTTTTGCCGGTCTCGTTATTTATATGAAAAACAAAAAGAAAGTATCCCTCGCAGGAGCTTGA
- a CDS encoding GMC family oxidoreductase: protein MGDLQIKKQATNYDVVIVGSGAGGGMAAYVLANAGLKVCLLEAGPMFDPAKNSSQLKNPWDSPRRGASTKHRPFGDFDASYWGWQIDGEPYTKTSGTEWEWWRARMLGGRTNHWGRISLRFGPKDFKRKSIDGLGDDWPIGYEDIKPYYDKIDQLIGVFGTNEGLENDPDGFFLPPPKPRLHELMITKGATTSGVKIIPSRLSILTKKINDSRGACFFCAQCNRSCQVYGDFSSSSVLIKPAIATGNVEVVANAMCREVMTDKEGKATGVAYINKIDNLEYQVNGKVVILAASACETSRIMLNSKSPRHPNGLANSSDVVGRYLHDSTGADMGGIVPELMGRKRYNEDGVGGMHVYSPWWLDNKKLDFPRGYHIEYGGGMSQPGYGFGMSIQGMNGKYLVNGKQKEAGGYGASLKEDQRFFFGAGVGMAGRGEAIAYRSNYCEIDPDVVDKYGIPVLKFNVKWSEHEIKQAKHMKETFREILHNMGAIVTWGGDDGPENNYGLHAPGQIIHEAGTARMGNDPKNSALNKWNQAHDCKNLFVVDGAAFVSQADKNITWTILALSMRASEYIVDQLKKQNI, encoded by the coding sequence ATGGGCGATCTTCAAATCAAAAAACAAGCAACCAATTATGATGTGGTCATAGTAGGCTCGGGTGCCGGTGGTGGCATGGCAGCCTATGTGCTTGCCAATGCGGGCTTAAAGGTTTGTTTATTGGAAGCGGGACCGATGTTTGACCCTGCCAAAAATAGTTCTCAATTAAAAAATCCCTGGGATTCTCCCAGGCGTGGCGCAAGTACCAAACACCGGCCTTTTGGTGATTTCGACGCCAGTTACTGGGGTTGGCAAATAGATGGCGAACCTTATACCAAAACAAGTGGAACCGAATGGGAATGGTGGCGTGCACGCATGCTGGGTGGTCGCACCAATCACTGGGGAAGGATCTCCCTGCGTTTTGGCCCAAAAGATTTTAAAAGAAAGAGTATTGATGGTTTGGGTGATGACTGGCCAATTGGTTATGAGGATATCAAGCCTTATTATGATAAGATAGACCAGCTCATTGGGGTTTTTGGTACCAATGAAGGACTGGAAAACGATCCGGATGGATTCTTCCTTCCTCCGCCAAAACCCAGGTTGCATGAATTGATGATTACTAAGGGCGCCACAACATCAGGCGTAAAGATCATTCCTTCCAGGTTATCCATTTTGACCAAAAAAATAAATGACAGTCGTGGTGCCTGTTTTTTCTGTGCCCAGTGTAACCGGTCCTGCCAGGTTTACGGGGACTTCTCTTCCTCCAGTGTATTGATCAAACCTGCCATTGCCACCGGTAATGTTGAGGTTGTAGCCAATGCGATGTGCCGCGAAGTAATGACTGATAAAGAAGGTAAAGCTACCGGCGTTGCCTATATTAATAAAATTGACAATCTCGAATACCAGGTTAATGGGAAAGTGGTGATCCTGGCGGCCAGCGCCTGTGAAACCTCCCGTATCATGCTGAACTCCAAATCACCGCGCCACCCAAATGGACTGGCCAATTCAAGTGATGTTGTAGGCCGTTACCTGCATGATTCAACGGGCGCCGACATGGGGGGCATTGTGCCTGAACTGATGGGCCGTAAAAGGTATAATGAAGATGGTGTGGGTGGTATGCACGTTTATTCTCCCTGGTGGCTCGATAACAAAAAACTTGATTTCCCGCGCGGGTACCACATCGAATATGGCGGCGGTATGAGCCAGCCCGGATACGGGTTTGGCATGAGCATCCAGGGGATGAACGGGAAATACCTGGTGAATGGAAAACAAAAAGAAGCTGGCGGATATGGCGCATCTCTGAAAGAAGACCAACGATTCTTTTTCGGGGCAGGTGTTGGCATGGCAGGCCGTGGGGAAGCCATTGCTTACCGTTCCAACTACTGCGAGATCGATCCTGATGTGGTGGATAAATATGGTATCCCTGTCCTGAAGTTTAATGTAAAATGGAGCGAGCACGAGATCAAGCAGGCCAAACACATGAAAGAAACCTTCCGGGAAATCCTGCACAATATGGGCGCTATTGTAACCTGGGGTGGAGATGACGGCCCGGAAAATAATTACGGACTGCATGCTCCCGGCCAGATCATCCACGAAGCTGGTACTGCACGGATGGGTAATGATCCCAAAAACTCAGCCCTGAACAAATGGAACCAGGCCCATGATTGCAAAAATCTTTTTGTTGTTGATGGCGCTGCTTTCGTTTCGCAGGCTGATAAAAACATCACCTGGACCATCCTCGCTTTGTCGATGCGTGCCAGCGAATACATCGTTGACCAATTGAAAAAACAAAACATCTAA
- a CDS encoding gluconate 2-dehydrogenase subunit 3 family protein, whose translation MDRRKSLKAMALGTLSTGILLDACKEADKKPAAEAAPAALGMGPDRMEEEKAYLEKVNAEKFFDEHELATITILGDIIIPKDEVSGSASDAKVTDFIEFIVKDMPEHQTPMRGGLRWLDLQSFKQFNKSFKDCSETERINLVDQIAYPNKAKKEMAQGVAFFNLIRDLVCTGFYTSEIGVKDIGYIGNAPNQWNGVPEDVLKQYKLAYTEKQLKECISF comes from the coding sequence ATGGACAGAAGAAAATCGCTCAAAGCCATGGCGCTTGGTACGCTCTCAACTGGCATTTTATTAGATGCCTGTAAAGAGGCCGATAAAAAACCGGCGGCCGAAGCCGCTCCCGCAGCATTAGGTATGGGTCCGGACAGGATGGAAGAAGAAAAGGCTTACCTCGAAAAAGTTAATGCTGAAAAATTCTTTGATGAACATGAACTGGCTACAATCACTATCCTTGGCGATATTATCATTCCAAAGGACGAAGTGAGCGGAAGCGCATCTGATGCTAAAGTGACTGATTTTATTGAATTCATCGTGAAAGATATGCCCGAGCACCAAACGCCCATGCGTGGTGGTTTGCGCTGGCTCGACCTGCAAAGTTTCAAGCAATTCAACAAATCGTTTAAGGATTGCAGTGAGACGGAAAGAATTAACCTTGTTGACCAGATTGCTTACCCCAATAAAGCAAAAAAAGAGATGGCACAGGGTGTTGCATTTTTCAACCTGATCCGCGACCTGGTTTGCACCGGATTTTACACTTCTGAAATCGGTGTAAAAGATATCGGGTATATTGGTAATGCACCGAATCAATGGAACGGTGTACCTGAAGATGTGCTGAAGCAATATAAATTGGCCTATACCGAAAAACAGTTAAAAGAGTGTATCAGCTTTTAA
- a CDS encoding Gfo/Idh/MocA family protein, whose amino-acid sequence MGRKLRMGMVGGGRDAFIGAVHRMAAIMDGEIELVCGALSSNPDKARLSGEDLYLDPSRVYTSYEEMIAGEKALPAEKRMDFVSIVTPNHLHFGPAKMAMENGFHVVLDKPATFTLAEAKELKKLIDQTGALFCLTHTYTGYPMVKEARQILASGKLGKIRKVYVEYPQGWLTNFREGSNYKQAAWRTDPKRSGISGCMGDIGTHAFNMAEYVSGLSVTAICADMNIVVPGRLLDDDGAVLLKFNDGVSGFLFATQIAAGEENNVKVRVYGEKGGLEWKQEDANSLLVKWLDEPTQILRAGNPYLSSYARAGTRTPAGHPEGYLEAFANIYRNFAFTLRARLEGKTPTPEWLDFPGIDAGIRGMAFIENVVKSAASDMKWMPFEE is encoded by the coding sequence ATGGGTAGAAAACTCAGGATGGGGATGGTTGGTGGCGGCAGGGATGCATTTATCGGGGCAGTACATCGTATGGCTGCCATTATGGATGGGGAAATTGAATTGGTTTGCGGGGCATTGAGCAGTAACCCGGATAAAGCCAGGCTAAGCGGCGAAGACCTTTATCTTGATCCTTCCCGGGTATATACCAGTTATGAAGAAATGATTGCTGGTGAGAAAGCACTCCCTGCAGAAAAGCGGATGGACTTTGTGAGTATCGTTACACCCAATCACCTGCATTTTGGTCCGGCTAAAATGGCCATGGAAAATGGCTTTCATGTTGTGCTGGACAAACCGGCCACTTTCACCCTGGCGGAAGCGAAGGAATTAAAAAAGCTGATTGACCAGACCGGTGCCCTTTTTTGCCTTACCCATACCTACACAGGCTATCCGATGGTGAAGGAAGCCAGGCAGATCCTGGCCTCCGGTAAACTGGGAAAGATCAGGAAAGTTTATGTAGAATATCCACAGGGATGGCTGACGAATTTCAGGGAAGGCAGTAATTATAAACAGGCCGCCTGGCGGACTGATCCCAAAAGAAGCGGCATTTCAGGATGTATGGGTGATATCGGTACCCATGCTTTTAATATGGCTGAATATGTAAGTGGTCTTTCTGTTACAGCTATTTGTGCCGATATGAATATTGTGGTACCCGGTAGGTTATTGGATGATGATGGGGCCGTACTGTTAAAATTCAATGATGGGGTGAGTGGGTTTTTATTTGCCACCCAAATTGCAGCCGGGGAAGAAAATAATGTGAAGGTCCGGGTCTATGGGGAAAAAGGCGGACTGGAATGGAAACAGGAAGATGCCAACTCGCTGCTGGTAAAATGGCTGGATGAACCTACACAGATCCTGCGTGCGGGCAATCCCTACCTGAGCAGTTATGCGCGGGCGGGAACGCGCACACCAGCAGGCCACCCCGAAGGTTACCTCGAAGCATTCGCCAATATTTACCGCAATTTTGCCTTTACCTTAAGGGCCAGGCTGGAAGGAAAAACACCAACACCGGAATGGTTGGATTTTCCGGGCATTGATGCCGGTATCAGGGGAATGGCCTTTATTGAGAATGTCGTGAAAAGTGCAGCGTCGGATATGAAATGGATGCCGTTTGAGGAGTGA